The following is a genomic window from Nymphaea colorata isolate Beijing-Zhang1983 chromosome 3, ASM883128v2, whole genome shotgun sequence.
AACCATTCTTTGTGGAATGGTGAATTCATATCAGAAAGTGTGGATGTTATTAGTGGAATGGACGAGAAAGGAGCCATGCACAGAATCCATGAAAATGATACTTTCGAGGAAATTAATGTTTTAGATGGTAACAGCAGGGAGCACTTAAATGGTTGCTATTGCATAACAAGGGTGCCAAACTCTGGGTCCAATAATTGCAGTACCATAGAAGTTGATGATCAACAACTGGAGGAAGGGCCCAATTTTGAGACCAACATATCAACTCATGAAGTTGCAAACAAGAAGTATAAATCACACCATCCTTCGCCTATTTGTTTTGAGAAACACTACAGGGAATATATTATTACTTCAATACCTAATCTAAAAGTTCTGGATAACTTGTGCATCACAGATTCAGAAAGGGAAAAGGCTAAGCAAGTATTTTCTCGACATTTTGAATATTTGCCCTATAACAGAAGATGCAAGGAAAATGTTATCAATATATTGCAGAGGCGAGAAAGTGGAGGAAGTGCTGGGGGGAAGCGATCACTCAAACTGAACCAACCTGATCCTGCAATTGGCCGGAATACTGTTTCCTTCACGAGGTCTTTATCTGCTGCAAAAGTTGGTTCTGCAGTATGGCCATCCTCACGTTCAATGTCCAAGTTCAAATGTACTGACTCTGAGGAAATCAAGACATTTCGTCCACGTCAGTTTGAGTACCATCCATCCGATCCGAGCCTTATGGTTTTTGGGACCTTGGATGGGGAACTAGTAATTATCAACCTTGAAAGTAGTAAAGTTGTTGCTTATGTACCATCGGTCGGAGCATTAAATAGTGTTCTGGGACTCTGTTGGCTCAGAAAATACCCATCAAAGGTAGGAAAGATTTGGTAGCTTCCATATTTGCCACATTCTGTTCAATTGAGATGATTGTATCATATGCCGACTGGCCTATGTTTAAAGCATTTTAACATTAGGGAGAAAGTTTTATATATTGTTGCAGCAAGTTTGAGTTTGTCTTTTGCCCTAATGCCCTCTTTGTAACTTTGTTTCCCATATGCATCtaatttccttctctttttccagCTCATTGCTGGTTCTGACAATGGTGTTCTGCAATTATATGATGTCAATCGGATGGGTTCAACAATTTCAGATAGAGCTCACCAGACTGATCCTGCTACATATacttttgaagaatttgaacaGTTGACATCTGTACATGTTAATTCCACAGATGAATATTTTCTCACGAGTGGAAATACGAAACACGTGGCACTTTATGACATTGTTAGTGGAAAACGGCTGCAGACATATGAAGACTTGCATGAAGGACACATAAACGTTGTTAAGTTTGCCCATtactctcctttcatttttGCTACCTCATCTTTTGACCATGAAATAAAGATGTGGGATTTGAGACAAAGGCCCTTGCATTCTTGTTATACAACTTCCAGCACTAGAGGAAATGTCATGGTTTGCTTTTCTCCTGATGACCGTTATTTACTATCATCAGCCGTCGACAATGAGGTAATTTTCAGATTCACTGGAGCACATGTTTTGAATCAATTCCAGAAATCTGGATACAAGGAATTTTGGCAGGGGGAAATCACGTGAAAAGTTAGttgtaaaaatatatttaagtGTTAGAGATTActaaaaagagagattttgaaaGCAAGTGTATTTTGAAGATATCACAATAGTTTCGGAATAGGTAATACTTGTTACTGCCATGCAAATGATAAGCAGAACTTTATTTGTGAGACAGGTTAGGCAACATCTGGCTGTTGATGGAAGGCTACATTTGAAACTTGACATTGCTACTTTGGGGAGCGTACATAATTATACAAGGTCATATTATATGAGTGGTGGTGACTATATTATTAGTGGGAGTTGTGAAGAAAGTGTAGTCCGTGTATGCTGTGCTCAGACAGGCAGGAGACTGCGGGATATTCCCTTGGAGGTCAGTTCATGTTGTCACTTTCTACCACTACTGAACTGATAATGTTCTCTCAAAATGTATTCTCGTGTAAAATTTGTGCAGTATCATAATCATGGCCCCGGCCTGTCATGTGTACCTGAAGTCAATTATGGATGTGATGGTATCTCATAAACCGCTTGAAAATTGACCCCTGGTCCTGGAAGCTTGATGTTGTCTCTTCCTGTAGATTTAGCCACTCCACAAGAAGGTCGTGTT
Proteins encoded in this region:
- the LOC116250270 gene encoding protein DWD HYPERSENSITIVE TO UV-B 1 isoform X1: MMAIDICCLESRYLALCWKEDTQPNSSILLGFHKAKVLKSLKQVCCFEVFLDQIKESDISSLIEVFSIISLSEIEAVDFLHKAPYALSNKKFVLSLIRLVGQKARIVDLRDVSCGKDFRRDLFQGGLSCQVLHLGSWRTRKLNITGKFMQLHTLNLDFSISLTGFTKECFNCMPNLARLSLCETRITNLWTTSAALSKLPSLKELRFQNCLCCSDTRQCPTSTGGKAISFAFNGYNSDMLQSHLSICSPSKGRNDFIYQRIDSPTRDDMFYDAFSDDDSYVGHHLIESTSDESSDESEVNFPMHCEGPVEWEARLANALAELTGFGQKHGPIMKTSLSSFSDKSAFRSMAGENHSLWNGEFISESVDVISGMDEKGAMHRIHENDTFEEINVLDGNSREHLNGCYCITRVPNSGSNNCSTIEVDDQQLEEGPNFETNISTHEVANKKYKSHHPSPICFEKHYREYIITSIPNLKVLDNLCITDSEREKAKQVFSRHFEYLPYNRRCKENVINILQRRESGGSAGGKRSLKLNQPDPAIGRNTVSFTRSLSAAKVGSAVWPSSRSMSKFKCTDSEEIKTFRPRQFEYHPSDPSLMVFGTLDGELVIINLESSKVVAYVPSVGALNSVLGLCWLRKYPSKLIAGSDNGVLQLYDVNRMGSTISDRAHQTDPATYTFEEFEQLTSVHVNSTDEYFLTSGNTKHVALYDIVSGKRLQTYEDLHEGHINVVKFAHYSPFIFATSSFDHEIKMWDLRQRPLHSCYTTSSTRGNVMVCFSPDDRYLLSSAVDNEVRQHLAVDGRLHLKLDIATLGSVHNYTRSYYMSGGDYIISGSCEESVVRVCCAQTGRRLRDIPLEAAGSRNSRFVQSLRGDPFRAFHMSILAAYVRPSTSSEIIQINLLTSEASSEEKGRDQLLSHSRGLGG
- the LOC116250270 gene encoding protein DWD HYPERSENSITIVE TO UV-B 1 isoform X2, which codes for MQLHTLNLDFSISLTGFTKECFNCMPNLARLSLCETRITNLWTTSAALSKLPSLKELRFQNCLCCSDTRQCPTSTGGKAISFAFNGYNSDMLQSHLSICSPSKGRNDFIYQRIDSPTRDDMFYDAFSDDDSYVGHHLIESTSDESSDESEVNFPMHCEGPVEWEARLANALAELTGFGQKHGPIMKTSLSSFSDKSAFRSMAGENHSLWNGEFISESVDVISGMDEKGAMHRIHENDTFEEINVLDGNSREHLNGCYCITRVPNSGSNNCSTIEVDDQQLEEGPNFETNISTHEVANKKYKSHHPSPICFEKHYREYIITSIPNLKVLDNLCITDSEREKAKQVFSRHFEYLPYNRRCKENVINILQRRESGGSAGGKRSLKLNQPDPAIGRNTVSFTRSLSAAKVGSAVWPSSRSMSKFKCTDSEEIKTFRPRQFEYHPSDPSLMVFGTLDGELVIINLESSKVVAYVPSVGALNSVLGLCWLRKYPSKLIAGSDNGVLQLYDVNRMGSTISDRAHQTDPATYTFEEFEQLTSVHVNSTDEYFLTSGNTKHVALYDIVSGKRLQTYEDLHEGHINVVKFAHYSPFIFATSSFDHEIKMWDLRQRPLHSCYTTSSTRGNVMVCFSPDDRYLLSSAVDNEVRQHLAVDGRLHLKLDIATLGSVHNYTRSYYMSGGDYIISGSCEESVVRVCCAQTGRRLRDIPLEAAGSRNSRFVQSLRGDPFRAFHMSILAAYVRPSTSSEIIQINLLTSEASSEEKGRDQLLSHSRGLGG